CCAGCGTTAAGGTTATCATCCTTTTGCTATTGCTAATCTCTTTACACCATTCCTCCGATGCTAAATGCCAGGGAAGAACAACCCAGCACCTCGCTTCCTCAGGGCCATTTCCAACATCATCAACATCACCAACGCCAATAATCTCTCCGCCGTTTAAAAATGGCGTTCGAAGAATCATCCTCAGCGTGCTCTTGGGCGTAGCAACAGGGTTAATGGGTGCCCTTCTTTTCGCTTGTTTAATCCGCAGCTTCGTCAGATACCTTAACAAAACCCCAATTCTGAAAGGCCCTGTTATATTCTCCCCCATTATCCACCCCAAAACACTCCATCTCGCCCTCAGAAACGAAAATCAGCTTCTGGGTTCCAACCCTCATGGAAAGTACTACAGGACAGTTCTGGACAATGGGCTGACCATAGCCGTAAAGCGGCTCGAGGGGTTCACGAACACGGCAGCGAGGAAGTCGGAGAAGAGGCAGTCACAGCAGCAGCTAGAGAGGCTAGCTAGGTTGAGGCATAGGAATTTGATGAGCTTAAGGGCTTATGTtggggaaggggaaggggtGTGGTTGGTTTATGATTATGTGGGAACAGGGAGCCTTGAGGATGTGATGAAAAGAGTTAGAGATAATGAGGTGAGATTGGGTTGGGAAGTGAGGCTTGGAATTGCTGTTGGGGTTATAAAAGGGCTTCAGTATCTTCACTTTGAGTGTGATCCTCACATTCTTCACTACAATTTGAAGCCTTCCAATGTGATGTTGGATGCTGAGTTTGAACCCAGGTTGGCTGATTGCGGCTTGGCTAAGCTATTCGCCAAGTTGGATATGGCTGCTACCTCTGCCTATACCTCCCCTGAGTGCTTCCAGGACTGCAGGTTTGAATTCTAAAACCTTCAAGTCTATTTGATAATGATTTGTTCAAGTGTGTGTAAGGCTTAAATTATTGCTAAACTTTTGAACAATTGAAGATGAAATGGTTCTAGTACTTGATCTTTTGTATGTCTTCTTAGGAAAGAATATGGTTTTAGTAGTCTTCTTGTGAATCAATGAACTTTGGATGTTCAGTATTCTCTGTTTTACTCGGTTTagaagtgtgagatcccacgtcggttgtagaggagaatgaaacattccatataagggtgtagaaacctctccctggtgtatgcgttttaaaatcgtgagggtgagacgatacgtaatgggtccaaacgggcaatatctgctagcaattggcttgagttgttacaaatggtatgagagtcaagcaccaagcggtgtgccagtgaggacgttgggccctcaagtggtgtggattgtgagatcccacattagttggagaggagaacgagacattcctcataagggtgtggaaatctctccctagttcacatgttttaaaacgtgaggctgacgacgatatgtatcgggccaaaacggacaatatcggctagaaGTGAgattgggttgttacaaatggtattagaattAGACGacgagtggtgtgccaacgaggacgttgggccccgagaGGGGTGGAATGTAAGATCGCACATCGGTtcgagaggaaaacaaaatattccttataaaagtgtggaaacctcttactagtagatgcattttaaaactatggggctgacgacgatacataacaagtCAAAACGAACTATATTTGCTAGGAGTGTATTTGGGATGTTACAAGCAGCTTCATTGATGAGCATTTCCTCGAACAGTAGTTCTAAGCAGATTCGACGTTTGTGGTTTCCAGT
This portion of the Cucurbita pepo subsp. pepo cultivar mu-cu-16 chromosome LG08, ASM280686v2, whole genome shotgun sequence genome encodes:
- the LOC111800302 gene encoding inactive leucine-rich repeat receptor-like protein kinase CORYNE — protein: MIVGNFALQMGKKSKQPSVKVIILLLLLISLHHSSDAKCQGRTTQHLASSGPFPTSSTSPTPIISPPFKNGVRRIILSVLLGVATGLMGALLFACLIRSFVRYLNKTPILKGPVIFSPIIHPKTLHLALRNENQLLGSNPHGKYYRTVLDNGLTIAVKRLEGFTNTAARKSEKRQSQQQLERLARLRHRNLMSLRAYVGEGEGVWLVYDYVGTGSLEDVMKRVRDNEVRLGWEVRLGIAVGVIKGLQYLHFECDPHILHYNLKPSNVMLDAEFEPRLADCGLAKLFAKLDMAATSAYTSPECFQDCSFDRYSDKSDIFSFGMILAVLLTGRDPADAFFREAGSGGSLGQWLQQLQLAGEAREALDKSITGEEGEEDEMVMAVRIAVVCLSDEPADRPSSDELVHMLTQLHSF